The Prochlorococcus marinus str. MIT 9301 genome window below encodes:
- a CDS encoding AIR synthase: MSLVRTLDRPFIIFLMTEIVNLAISQSAASELSRQASFGGYPGEMSIDLVEDNNCSEGWMHIKLRPGTCNGSPISRTEGVTLYADVKKFNLLKDLKLDYYGDLSGGGFLISTPKNAKRCSCGSGFKLL, from the coding sequence ATGTCCCTGGTTCGAACCCTGGATCGCCCATTTATTATTTTTCTAATGACTGAGATCGTCAATCTTGCAATCAGTCAAAGCGCTGCTTCAGAACTATCTAGGCAAGCTTCTTTTGGAGGTTATCCAGGAGAAATGTCCATTGATTTAGTAGAGGATAATAATTGTTCCGAAGGATGGATGCATATTAAATTAAGACCAGGTACATGTAATGGATCCCCTATTTCAAGAACTGAAGGAGTAACTTTATACGCGGATGTAAAAAAGTTTAATTTACTTAAAGATTTAAAATTAGATTATTACGGCGATTTGAGCGGTGGTGGATTTCTTATTTCAACACCAAAAAATGCAAAACGTTGTTCCTGCGGTTCTGGCTTCAAACTTTTGTAG
- the mazG gene encoding nucleoside triphosphate pyrophosphohydrolase: MSSNDRYNLQKNSDLETLESFKILISNIKSLKDKTWGCPWQKIQSHKSLIPFLHEESNELIDAIYEKKADNICEELGDLLLQVMLHAEIGYEKKEFELNDVIKNLNKKIINRHPYIFKKKEKVSLEKSQQIWEKIKNTEKEKPHMESSISKNLNIKIKNLPPMVGTDQITNVVKEYGFKWESTDQIFEKLEEEINELKEAIKSNNDSEITNEFGDIYFTLLNLSNFLKINPESALQKTNKKFLDRFSIIEHHAGDNIKKQTPKEFQRLWQIAKRKLKGKILKSK, translated from the coding sequence ATGTCCTCAAACGATAGATATAACTTACAAAAAAATTCCGATTTAGAGACTTTAGAAAGCTTTAAAATTTTAATATCTAATATCAAATCATTAAAAGATAAAACTTGGGGATGCCCTTGGCAAAAAATACAGTCTCATAAATCGTTGATCCCATTTTTACATGAAGAAAGTAATGAGTTAATAGATGCGATATATGAAAAAAAGGCGGATAACATATGTGAAGAGTTAGGAGATCTTTTATTACAAGTAATGCTTCATGCTGAAATCGGTTACGAAAAAAAAGAATTTGAACTAAATGATGTTATTAAAAATCTAAACAAGAAAATTATTAATAGACATCCATATATTTTTAAAAAAAAAGAAAAAGTATCTCTTGAAAAATCACAACAGATTTGGGAAAAAATTAAAAATACAGAAAAAGAAAAACCTCATATGGAATCATCAATTAGTAAAAATTTAAATATAAAAATCAAAAATTTACCACCAATGGTTGGAACAGATCAAATCACTAATGTTGTTAAAGAATATGGTTTTAAATGGGAGAGTACCGATCAGATTTTTGAAAAATTAGAAGAAGAGATTAATGAATTAAAGGAAGCAATTAAAAGTAATAATGATTCAGAAATAACAAATGAATTTGGGGATATTTACTTTACCCTTCTGAATCTCTCAAACTTTTTAAAAATAAATCCTGAATCAGCTCTTCAAAAAACTAATAAAAAATTTTTAGACAGATTTTCAATCATTGAACATCATGCAGGCGATAATATTAAAAAACAAACTCCTAAAGAATTTCAACGGCTTTGGCAAATAGCCAAGCGAAAACTTAAAGGAAAAATTCTTAAAAGCAAATGA
- the speE gene encoding polyamine aminopropyltransferase — MTNIQTWIDEYHKGSRFGLNGDVLIKQKSQYQEIIVIENEYYGRALMLDGCWMTSLKDEKYYHECLVHPALSSIDEKSNVLIIGGGDGGTVRECVKYAQISKIDLVEIDEEVIKISKKFLKEIGGEAWHDKRLEIHVDDGVKWVKKTRDNYYDVIFIDCSDPSEFSNLLFSDSFYKECKRILTPKGILATQSESPESFKNIHINILKTLKNIFKVSETMYSFVPIYPSGIWSWTFASSEDLNLSKQNYDEILKIEKGCEIWNLNFQNAAFKMMPNKIIKELDS, encoded by the coding sequence ATGACTAATATTCAAACATGGATAGATGAATATCATAAAGGCTCAAGATTCGGTCTAAATGGAGATGTTTTAATTAAACAAAAATCACAATATCAAGAAATTATTGTTATTGAAAATGAATACTATGGCAGAGCTTTAATGCTTGATGGTTGTTGGATGACATCACTAAAAGACGAAAAATATTATCATGAGTGTCTTGTGCATCCAGCATTAAGTAGCATTGACGAAAAATCTAATGTACTAATTATTGGTGGAGGAGATGGCGGTACAGTAAGAGAATGCGTTAAATATGCTCAAATATCAAAAATTGATCTAGTAGAAATTGATGAGGAGGTAATCAAAATATCTAAAAAATTTTTAAAAGAAATAGGAGGCGAAGCATGGCATGACAAAAGATTAGAAATACATGTTGATGATGGTGTTAAATGGGTAAAAAAAACAAGAGATAATTATTACGACGTTATTTTTATAGATTGTTCAGATCCCTCTGAATTTTCAAATTTATTATTTTCAGATTCTTTTTATAAAGAATGTAAAAGAATACTTACACCAAAAGGGATATTAGCAACGCAAAGCGAATCTCCTGAATCCTTCAAAAATATTCACATAAATATTTTGAAAACTTTAAAAAATATATTTAAAGTTTCTGAAACTATGTATTCCTTTGTGCCTATATATCCAAGCGGCATTTGGAGTTGGACATTCGCTTCTTCAGAGGATCTAAATTTATCAAAGCAAAATTATGATGAAATCCTAAAAATTGAAAAAGGATGTGAAATTTGGAATTTAAATTTTCAAAATGCAGCATTCAAAATGATGCCAAATAAAATTATAAAAGAACTAGATTCATAA
- the speB gene encoding agmatinase gives MTKNLFNNENAIYMGSKRNPKNCSIGIFGVNYDGTCSFKPGARFGPEAIRQVSSCLETYCPKLNKDLEDIMYVDFGSILIDKNDSKSVIESVKSATNYLISRRLSPIMLGGEHSITRGAIEALVKKYPDLILVQLDAHADLRESYIGNEHSHACTMKRCLEVLPEKKILQVGIRSGTKEEFEIMHNNNQLVNFCPGGNVHELKQALLPYSKSPIYLTIDLDWFDPSLLAGTGTPEPGGFFWNDFEEILKTLKGFRIVASDIVELSPEIDKSGVSSIVAAKVLRSLILSLENMQ, from the coding sequence ATGACAAAAAATTTATTTAATAACGAAAATGCAATTTATATGGGATCAAAAAGAAATCCCAAGAATTGCTCAATTGGTATATTTGGAGTTAATTACGACGGGACATGTTCGTTTAAACCAGGAGCAAGATTTGGTCCAGAAGCGATAAGACAAGTCAGTTCTTGTTTAGAAACATACTGTCCAAAACTAAACAAAGATTTAGAAGATATTATGTATGTTGATTTTGGATCAATACTAATTGATAAAAATGACTCAAAGTCCGTTATTGAATCAGTTAAATCTGCAACAAATTATTTAATTAGTAGACGCCTTAGTCCTATTATGCTTGGAGGCGAACACTCTATTACAAGAGGTGCTATTGAAGCTTTAGTAAAAAAATATCCAGATTTGATATTGGTTCAACTTGATGCTCATGCAGATTTAAGAGAATCATATATAGGAAATGAACATAGTCATGCTTGTACTATGAAAAGATGCTTAGAAGTACTACCTGAAAAGAAAATTTTGCAAGTAGGAATTAGAAGTGGGACTAAGGAAGAATTTGAAATTATGCATAACAACAACCAATTAGTTAACTTTTGTCCAGGAGGAAATGTACATGAGTTAAAACAAGCTCTTCTACCATACTCTAAGTCTCCCATCTATTTAACAATAGATTTAGATTGGTTTGATCCCAGTTTATTAGCAGGGACGGGCACTCCAGAACCGGGAGGATTTTTTTGGAATGATTTTGAAGAAATACTGAAAACTCTAAAAGGTTTTAGAATTGTGGCTTCAGACATTGTGGAATTATCTCCAGAAATTGATAAAAGCGGAGTAAGTAGCATTGTTGCAGCCAAAGTACTTAGAAGCTTAATTTTGTCATTAGAAAATATGCAATAA
- the gcvT gene encoding glycine cleavage system aminomethyltransferase GcvT, giving the protein MDLRKSPLYSKYIESNAKLVDFAGWEMPISFSGLIKEHESVRSSAGLFDISHMGVISVKGINPKDYIQKFFPTNLYSFSEGQGLYTVMLNDKGGIIDDLIIYDLGIQENDITELLLIVNASRYEEDFQWIKNNLNKDEISITNFKKAKVLLALQGKKSFDLFEEWIDSSISHIPNFGCEYKIFEHISPKEKIFFSKTGYTGENGLEILLSKKAAINLWDFSISKNVAPCGLGARDTLRLEAGMHLYGQDINEETSPYEAGLGWLVHLENNHEFFGRRFLEEQSRLGIQKKLVGLFIEGKAIGRKGCTVLKGEENIGTITSGSWSPTKQQAIAFAYINTSHALINNEVQVLIRGKKFKGVITKRAFYKKNY; this is encoded by the coding sequence ATGGATTTGCGAAAAAGTCCTCTTTATTCAAAATATATTGAATCCAATGCAAAATTAGTCGATTTTGCAGGTTGGGAAATGCCTATATCATTTTCAGGATTAATTAAAGAGCATGAATCAGTTAGATCTTCAGCAGGATTATTTGATATTTCTCACATGGGTGTGATATCTGTTAAGGGAATCAATCCAAAGGATTATATTCAAAAATTTTTTCCAACTAATTTATACTCCTTTTCTGAAGGTCAGGGGCTCTATACAGTTATGCTTAATGATAAAGGAGGAATAATAGATGACTTAATAATTTATGACCTTGGTATTCAAGAAAATGACATAACAGAATTATTGTTAATAGTTAATGCAAGTAGATATGAAGAAGATTTTCAGTGGATAAAAAATAATTTAAATAAAGATGAAATTTCGATAACAAACTTTAAAAAAGCCAAAGTACTTTTAGCACTACAGGGAAAAAAATCATTCGATTTATTTGAAGAATGGATTGATTCTTCGATCTCACATATCCCTAACTTTGGATGCGAATATAAAATTTTTGAACATATTTCACCTAAAGAAAAAATTTTCTTTTCAAAGACAGGATATACGGGGGAAAATGGTCTAGAAATACTTTTATCTAAAAAAGCAGCAATTAATTTATGGGACTTCTCAATTTCCAAAAATGTTGCACCTTGTGGTTTAGGAGCTAGAGATACTCTTAGACTGGAAGCAGGCATGCATCTTTATGGTCAAGACATAAATGAAGAAACTTCTCCATATGAAGCAGGGTTAGGCTGGCTAGTACATCTAGAAAATAATCACGAATTCTTTGGAAGAAGATTTCTTGAAGAACAGTCAAGATTAGGTATTCAAAAAAAGTTAGTTGGTCTTTTTATAGAAGGTAAAGCAATAGGAAGAAAGGGTTGCACAGTTCTTAAAGGCGAAGAAAATATTGGGACTATCACAAGCGGAAGTTGGTCGCCAACTAAACAACAAGCTATAGCTTTTGCATACATCAACACTTCGCATGCACTAATAAATAATGAAGTTCAAGTATTAATTAGAGGCAAAAAATTCAAAGGGGTTATAACAAAAAGAGCGTTTTATAAAAAAAATTATTAA
- the aspS gene encoding aspartate--tRNA ligase produces MRNKICKELNNTDIGKLVNLCGWVDRRRDHGGVIFIDLRDHSGFLQITINPDDGAALFKQAETLRNETVIMVSGIINERPKDSINTNLSTGELELKVKDLQILNQIKKNLPFPVSIHDYENTKEELRLKYRYLDLRRGKLLENLKTRHKIIKVAREFLDNFGFTEVETPLLTKSTPEGARDFLVPARLSNGEFFALPQSPQLFKQLLMVGGLDKYYQIAKCFRDEDLRADRQPEFTQLDIEMSFISEEEIISFNESLIKKIWKEVLNIKFNNAFPRMSWQEAMDNYGTDRPDTRYQMLLKDLGGILGDIGFNIFTKAIKSGGYIKSITVKGGNSSISNVRIKPGGDIFQVAKDAGAGGLAFIRVKGDELETIGAIKNNLSEEHIADILKITEAKDGDLILLGAGDKLIVNQSLDRVRQYIAKDLNLIDKSKWNFLWVTDFPMFERNEEENRYEALHHPFCSPKNIKSKDSENLKKEIESSTANAYDLVLNGLELGGGSLRIHEANLQREVLKMVGLTDKEIDEKFGFLIEALEMGAPPHGGIAFGLDRITMLIIGTDSIRETIAFPKNQQAKCLLTNAPSNVSESQLKELDIEITIDE; encoded by the coding sequence ATGAGAAACAAAATTTGCAAAGAACTCAATAATACAGATATTGGTAAATTAGTTAATTTATGCGGATGGGTAGATAGAAGAAGAGATCATGGTGGTGTAATTTTTATTGATTTAAGAGACCATAGTGGATTCCTACAAATAACAATTAATCCCGATGATGGTGCAGCTCTATTTAAACAGGCAGAAACTCTAAGAAATGAGACAGTAATAATGGTTAGCGGAATTATTAATGAAAGGCCCAAAGATTCCATAAATACAAATTTAAGTACTGGAGAGTTAGAGCTTAAGGTTAAAGATTTGCAAATTCTCAACCAGATTAAAAAAAACTTACCTTTTCCAGTGTCTATTCATGATTATGAAAATACAAAAGAAGAACTCAGATTAAAATATAGGTACCTTGATTTAAGAAGGGGAAAATTACTAGAAAATTTAAAAACAAGACATAAGATTATTAAAGTTGCTAGAGAATTTCTTGATAATTTTGGATTTACAGAAGTTGAGACTCCATTACTTACAAAATCAACTCCAGAAGGCGCACGCGATTTTCTTGTTCCTGCACGTCTTTCAAATGGAGAATTTTTTGCTTTACCTCAATCCCCACAACTATTTAAACAACTTTTAATGGTTGGAGGCCTGGACAAGTATTATCAAATCGCAAAATGTTTCCGTGATGAAGACTTAAGGGCAGATAGACAGCCAGAGTTTACTCAATTAGATATTGAGATGAGCTTTATTAGTGAAGAAGAAATAATTTCTTTTAATGAAAGTCTCATAAAAAAAATATGGAAAGAAGTTTTAAATATTAAATTTAATAATGCTTTTCCAAGAATGTCATGGCAGGAAGCAATGGATAATTATGGCACTGATAGACCAGATACTAGATATCAAATGTTATTAAAAGATTTAGGAGGAATATTAGGTGATATTGGATTTAATATTTTTACCAAGGCAATTAAGTCTGGAGGTTATATAAAATCCATAACAGTAAAAGGAGGTAATTCAAGTATTAGCAACGTAAGAATTAAACCAGGTGGTGATATCTTCCAAGTAGCTAAAGATGCAGGAGCTGGAGGTTTGGCCTTTATAAGGGTTAAAGGAGATGAGCTTGAGACTATTGGGGCAATTAAAAATAATTTAAGTGAAGAGCATATAGCTGATATTTTAAAAATCACAGAAGCAAAAGATGGAGACTTAATCCTTTTAGGAGCTGGAGATAAACTAATTGTCAATCAGTCATTAGATAGGGTCAGACAATATATCGCAAAAGACTTAAATCTCATTGATAAAAGTAAATGGAATTTCTTATGGGTAACTGACTTCCCGATGTTTGAGAGAAATGAAGAGGAAAATAGATATGAAGCTTTGCATCATCCTTTTTGTTCTCCAAAAAATATAAAATCAAAAGATTCTGAAAACTTGAAAAAAGAAATTGAGAGCTCTACAGCAAATGCTTATGACTTAGTTCTTAATGGATTGGAGTTAGGAGGTGGCTCTTTACGTATTCATGAAGCGAACTTACAAAGAGAGGTTCTTAAAATGGTAGGACTTACTGATAAAGAAATTGATGAAAAATTTGGATTTTTAATAGAAGCATTAGAAATGGGTGCTCCTCCTCATGGTGGAATAGCGTTTGGATTAGATCGTATTACCATGCTGATCATTGGTACAGATTCAATCAGAGAAACAATTGCTTTTCCAAAAAATCAGCAAGCAAAATGTCTTCTCACAAATGCACCTTCAAATGTCTCTGAATCACAATTAAAAGAATTAGATATTGAAATAACAATTGATGAATAA
- a CDS encoding CTP synthase: protein MSKFVFVTGGVVSSIGKGIVAASLGRLLKSRGYSVSILKLDPYLNVDPGTMSPFQHGEVFVTEDGAETDLDLGHYERFTDTAMTRLNSVTTGSIYQAVINKERRGSYNGGTVQVIPHITGEIRERIHRVAANSNADIIITEIGGTVGDIESLPFLEAIREFKNDVNRNDVAYIHVTLLPYIKTSGEIKTKPTQHSVKELRSIGIQPDLLVCRSDKSINEALKKKLSGFCGVSINSVIEALDADSIYSVPLSLKKEGLCKETLNYLELEDKKCDLKNWEQLIHNLRNPGGPIKVALVGKYIELGDAYLSVVEALRHACIEQKALLDLHWVSAEMIEKNSAETYLNEVDAIVVPGGFGNRGVNGKIAAIKFARENKIPFLGLCLGMQCAVIEWARNVAHLPDASSSELDPNTPNPVIHLLPEQQDVVDLGGTMRLGVYPCRLTKNTTGKNLYDEDVIYERHRHRYEFNNYYKQSFLDSGYKISGTSPDGRLVELIELENHPYFLACQYHPEFLSRPGKPHPLFKGLIKASQDKLTQSN from the coding sequence ATGTCAAAATTTGTATTTGTCACCGGAGGAGTTGTTTCTAGCATTGGAAAAGGAATTGTAGCTGCAAGCTTAGGAAGATTATTAAAGTCCAGAGGATATAGTGTTTCAATATTAAAACTAGATCCATATCTAAATGTTGATCCAGGCACAATGAGTCCTTTCCAACATGGAGAAGTATTTGTAACCGAAGATGGGGCTGAAACCGATCTAGATTTAGGTCACTATGAAAGATTTACTGATACTGCAATGACTAGGTTAAATAGTGTGACTACGGGATCTATCTATCAAGCAGTTATCAATAAAGAAAGAAGAGGTAGTTATAACGGTGGAACTGTGCAAGTAATACCTCATATAACAGGAGAAATAAGAGAAAGAATTCATAGAGTAGCCGCCAACAGTAATGCAGATATTATTATTACTGAAATTGGTGGAACAGTTGGTGATATTGAATCTCTACCTTTTTTAGAGGCAATAAGAGAATTCAAAAATGATGTCAATAGGAACGATGTTGCATACATTCACGTAACATTACTTCCTTACATCAAAACCTCTGGCGAAATAAAAACTAAACCAACACAGCATTCAGTTAAAGAATTAAGATCAATTGGAATTCAGCCAGATTTACTTGTATGCCGAAGTGATAAATCTATCAATGAAGCTCTAAAAAAGAAGCTTAGTGGTTTTTGCGGTGTCAGTATTAACTCTGTAATTGAAGCTTTAGACGCAGACAGTATTTATTCGGTACCTCTTTCTTTAAAAAAAGAAGGTTTATGCAAAGAAACCTTGAATTATCTAGAACTTGAAGATAAAAAATGTGATTTGAAAAATTGGGAGCAACTAATACACAACCTAAGAAATCCTGGAGGTCCAATCAAAGTTGCTTTAGTAGGTAAATATATTGAACTTGGAGATGCATATTTATCTGTAGTTGAAGCTTTAAGACATGCATGCATTGAACAAAAAGCTTTATTAGATTTACATTGGGTGAGTGCTGAAATGATAGAAAAAAATTCAGCAGAAACTTACTTAAATGAAGTTGATGCAATTGTCGTACCCGGAGGATTTGGCAATAGAGGAGTCAATGGAAAAATTGCGGCTATAAAATTCGCAAGAGAAAATAAAATTCCCTTTTTAGGTTTGTGCCTTGGTATGCAATGTGCAGTTATTGAATGGGCCAGGAATGTAGCTCATCTTCCAGATGCATCTAGTTCAGAACTAGACCCAAACACTCCCAATCCAGTGATACATTTATTACCAGAACAGCAAGATGTAGTTGATTTAGGTGGAACAATGAGACTTGGAGTATATCCATGTAGATTGACAAAAAATACAACTGGAAAAAACTTATATGATGAGGATGTTATTTATGAGAGACATCGACATAGATACGAATTTAATAATTACTATAAACAAAGTTTTTTAGATTCTGGATACAAAATTAGTGGTACATCACCAGATGGCAGATTAGTTGAGTTAATTGAGTTGGAAAATCATCCTTACTTCTTAGCATGTCAATATCATCCCGAGTTTTTATCAAGACCTGGCAAACCTCATCCTTTATTTAAAGGTTTAATAAAAGCCTCTCAAGATAAGTTAACTCAATCAAATTAA
- a CDS encoding 7-carboxy-7-deazaguanine synthase QueE has translation MTNFLPLVEQFHSLQGEGYHAGKSAFFVRLAGCKVGCSWCDTKNSWDEKKYPSISIEKIIDRIKIAREKGASFCVITGGEPLQHNLDNFCKAIKKMTMGEELKPMKIHIETSGVNSISGSYDWITLSPKRHSPPKSYFLKNCNEIKIIINEIEDIEFAIQIKKETLKQYHPSKSEDGLKKEDKIFYLQPAWNNANGFSLAIDFVKNNPDWKLSLQTHKYLKIN, from the coding sequence ATGACAAATTTTTTACCATTAGTCGAACAATTTCATTCATTACAAGGTGAAGGTTATCACGCTGGAAAAAGTGCTTTTTTTGTAAGATTAGCTGGATGTAAAGTTGGATGTTCGTGGTGCGATACCAAGAATTCATGGGACGAGAAAAAATACCCTTCTATATCAATTGAAAAAATAATAGATCGAATAAAAATTGCCAGAGAAAAAGGAGCATCTTTTTGCGTTATTACTGGTGGTGAACCTTTACAACATAACTTAGATAATTTTTGCAAAGCTATAAAAAAAATGACTATGGGAGAAGAACTAAAGCCAATGAAGATTCATATTGAAACAAGTGGAGTTAATTCGATATCGGGAAGCTATGACTGGATTACTTTATCTCCTAAAAGACACTCACCTCCAAAAAGTTATTTTTTAAAAAACTGCAATGAAATCAAAATAATCATAAATGAAATAGAAGATATTGAATTTGCTATACAAATAAAAAAAGAAACTTTAAAACAATATCACCCCTCTAAAAGCGAAGATGGCTTAAAAAAAGAAGATAAAATTTTTTATTTACAGCCAGCATGGAACAATGCGAATGGTTTTTCTCTTGCTATTGATTTCGTAAAAAATAACCCCGATTGGAAATTGAGCCTTCAAACTCACAAATACTTAAAAATTAATTGA
- the queC gene encoding 7-cyano-7-deazaguanine synthase QueC: MNLKNKSIVVLLSGGLDSSTVTGIAKKSEAKIFGLSFDYGQRHKKELNSASIIAKHFDIEEFKIIKLDLSLWGGSSLTDSQKNIPIEGVQANKIPNTYVPGRNTIFISVALSYAEAIDADFIGLGVNALDYSGYPDCRPDYIKKFQELADLANKRGRENNPIKLWTPLLDLNKEEIIKLAFDNHVPFDKTWSCYSGNSKPCGKCDSCRIRNAAYEKWLNNKNKK; this comes from the coding sequence ATGAATCTTAAAAATAAATCGATAGTAGTTTTATTATCTGGAGGTTTAGATTCTTCTACAGTTACTGGTATCGCAAAAAAATCCGAAGCTAAAATTTTTGGCCTTTCATTTGACTACGGTCAACGTCATAAAAAAGAATTAAATTCTGCATCAATAATTGCAAAACACTTTGATATCGAAGAATTTAAAATCATTAAGCTTGACTTATCTTTATGGGGAGGCTCGTCATTGACTGATTCTCAAAAAAATATTCCGATAGAAGGAGTACAAGCTAATAAAATTCCTAATACTTATGTTCCCGGAAGAAATACTATATTTATTTCCGTTGCACTAAGTTATGCCGAAGCAATAGATGCTGATTTTATAGGATTAGGAGTTAATGCACTTGATTATTCAGGTTATCCAGATTGCAGACCTGACTACATTAAAAAATTTCAAGAATTAGCAGATTTAGCCAATAAAAGAGGAAGAGAAAATAATCCAATAAAACTTTGGACACCACTATTAGATTTAAATAAAGAGGAAATTATTAAATTAGCTTTTGATAATCATGTCCCTTTTGATAAAACATGGAGTTGTTATTCGGGTAATTCAAAACCATGCGGTAAGTGTGATAGCTGCAGAATTAGAAATGCCGCTTATGAAAAATGGCTTAATAACAAAAATAAAAAATGA
- a CDS encoding anthranilate synthase component I family protein, with protein sequence MKIKKLILEKWIDPALITHHLTKKFGDKGLAWLDSDGKENGEWSIIGIKPKKIIQSRDINNLDKTNNPFNNLKNIEKGFWIGWLSYEAGVYIEPKNPWRKSNMATLWIASYDPIIKCNLIKKEIIIEGTNSSELMKFKNTIDNIKNIEEENIIKTNLNFDFSKINLDEMAEKFQKNILKLKKLISEGDIFQANLTTKCEIESSKNYNPLDIYLKIRRKLRAPFGGIIINNDNHNEAVLSTSPERFIKIDNKSFVESRPIKGTRSRDKDLNQDALNAIDLITNEKDRAENIMIVDLIRNDLSKVCETGSIMVPEILKLESFLKVHHLTSVIRGKLKKNKNWIDLLKACWPGGSITGAPKLRSCQRLFELEEYERGPYCGSFLKLDWNGEFDSNILIRSFLIKDKKISIYAGCGIVIDSNLEEETNELKWKLLPLIDSLK encoded by the coding sequence ATGAAAATAAAAAAATTAATTCTAGAAAAATGGATAGATCCAGCACTGATTACGCATCATCTAACAAAAAAATTCGGAGATAAAGGGTTAGCTTGGCTAGACAGTGATGGTAAAGAAAATGGGGAATGGTCAATAATAGGAATAAAACCTAAAAAAATAATACAATCAAGAGATATCAATAACTTAGACAAAACTAATAATCCATTTAACAATTTAAAAAATATTGAAAAAGGATTTTGGATCGGATGGTTAAGTTATGAAGCTGGAGTTTACATAGAACCCAAAAACCCATGGCGAAAATCTAATATGGCAACTTTATGGATTGCGTCATATGATCCAATCATTAAATGTAATCTAATAAAAAAAGAAATAATTATCGAAGGCACAAACTCATCTGAACTGATGAAATTTAAAAATACAATAGACAATATAAAAAATATTGAAGAAGAAAATATTATTAAAACAAATTTAAATTTTGATTTTTCAAAAATAAATTTGGACGAAATGGCTGAAAAATTTCAGAAAAATATTCTAAAATTAAAGAAATTAATTTCTGAAGGGGATATATTTCAAGCAAACCTAACAACTAAATGCGAGATTGAATCTTCCAAAAATTATAATCCTTTAGATATTTATTTAAAAATAAGAAGGAAATTAAGAGCTCCATTTGGAGGAATAATAATCAATAATGATAATCATAATGAGGCGGTATTATCTACCTCCCCAGAAAGATTTATAAAAATAGATAATAAAAGTTTTGTAGAATCAAGACCTATTAAAGGAACTAGATCCAGAGATAAGGATTTAAATCAAGACGCACTAAATGCTATCGATTTAATAACGAACGAAAAAGATAGAGCCGAAAATATTATGATTGTTGACCTAATAAGAAATGATTTAAGTAAAGTTTGCGAAACAGGAAGTATTATGGTGCCAGAAATATTAAAACTTGAAAGTTTCTTAAAAGTTCATCATCTAACTTCAGTAATCAGAGGCAAATTAAAAAAAAACAAGAACTGGATTGATTTACTAAAAGCTTGTTGGCCAGGGGGCTCAATAACTGGAGCACCTAAATTAAGATCATGCCAGAGACTTTTTGAATTAGAAGAATATGAACGCGGACCATACTGTGGCTCGTTTTTGAAGCTTGACTGGAATGGAGAGTTTGACAGCAATATACTAATAAGATCATTTTTAATTAAAGACAAAAAAATCAGTATATATGCTGGTTGCGGAATAGTTATTGACTCAAACCTTGAAGAGGAAACTAATGAACTAAAGTGGAAACTTTTACCGTTAATTGATTCACTAAAATGA